In Sphingobacterium sp. lm-10, one DNA window encodes the following:
- the mgtE gene encoding magnesium transporter, translating to MEELDMQVERIELLIEQGDMLSLEEYLNELNISDVEELIDELPEHGPLFLETLSIKRAINVFRILDFPTQERIIKKLSAAKVRELINEMPPDDRTSFLGELKGDAVKRIIIMLSPEERKEALSLLGYPEDSVGRLMTPDYITVKSHWSIPRVLDHIRRYGKASETIDVLYVIDAEGKLIDDIRIKDVLLADPENTVEDLIDNRLIKLYADDPQEEAVTVFRMNNRVALPVVDHQDIMLGIVTIDDILWVANEEYTEDMQRFGGTEALDEPYMDVSIYQLVSKRAGWLVVLFIGQLFTASVIEHYEARLTVALLALVPLIMSSGGNTGSQASTLIIQAMALGEVTLGDWWRVMKREILSGLALGVILGILGFVRIGAWQAFTASYGEYWQLLAGAVSLSLVCIVLWGSLVGSMLPFILRRCGADPASSSAPFVSTLVDVSGLFIYFTFISLILKDVLQ from the coding sequence ATGGAAGAACTAGACATGCAGGTAGAGCGCATCGAGCTGCTCATCGAACAAGGTGATATGCTCTCTTTGGAGGAATACCTTAACGAACTAAATATTTCTGATGTGGAGGAACTCATCGATGAGCTTCCGGAACATGGTCCTTTATTTTTAGAAACGTTAAGTATAAAAAGGGCAATCAACGTTTTCCGGATTCTTGACTTTCCCACACAAGAACGGATTATCAAAAAACTCTCTGCTGCCAAGGTGCGAGAGTTGATCAATGAAATGCCTCCAGATGACCGGACATCTTTTTTAGGGGAATTGAAAGGTGATGCGGTAAAGCGGATCATTATTATGCTCTCCCCGGAAGAGCGGAAAGAAGCATTGTCGTTATTAGGTTATCCAGAAGATAGTGTCGGTCGTTTGATGACACCGGATTATATTACTGTCAAATCGCATTGGTCTATACCACGTGTACTTGATCATATACGACGCTACGGTAAAGCTTCTGAGACGATAGATGTATTGTACGTTATTGATGCCGAAGGGAAGCTGATTGATGATATCCGAATTAAGGATGTGCTGCTTGCCGATCCTGAAAACACGGTAGAAGATCTGATCGACAACCGCCTGATTAAATTATATGCAGACGATCCGCAGGAAGAAGCCGTGACTGTCTTTCGTATGAACAACCGTGTCGCACTTCCTGTAGTAGACCACCAGGATATTATGTTGGGTATCGTAACGATTGATGATATACTCTGGGTAGCTAACGAAGAATATACCGAAGATATGCAGCGTTTTGGAGGTACTGAGGCGCTAGATGAGCCATATATGGATGTCTCTATCTATCAACTCGTCTCTAAGCGAGCAGGCTGGCTGGTAGTGCTTTTTATCGGGCAGTTATTTACAGCATCAGTAATTGAACATTATGAAGCACGTTTAACCGTCGCACTTTTGGCCTTAGTGCCGCTAATTATGTCTAGCGGAGGAAATACCGGTTCTCAGGCATCCACATTGATTATACAGGCGATGGCTTTGGGTGAGGTAACGCTCGGCGATTGGTGGCGCGTGATGAAACGAGAAATTCTATCCGGCCTTGCATTAGGAGTTATTCTGGGTATTCTTGGATTTGTACGCATCGGAGCTTGGCAAGCCTTTACGGCTTCCTATGGAGAGTATTGGCAACTTTTGGCTGGCGCGGTATCTTTGTCATTGGTGTGTATTGTGCTATGGGGTTCGTTGGTAGGGTCTATGTTGCCGTTCATCTTGCGTCGTTGTGGCGCAGATCCCGCTAGCTCATCAGCGCCATTCGTATCGACCTTGGTAGACGTTTCTGGCTTGTTTATTTACTTTACTTTCATTTCGCTCATTCTGAAAGATGTGCTGCAATAA
- a CDS encoding cytochrome b5 domain-containing protein produces MTDSLPSFSKNMLALRNGQDRPEIWVAYQGVIYDVSGSRLWKNGKHYEHWAGQDLTDELEDAPHTNTVFERFPVVGTLITNR; encoded by the coding sequence ATGACAGATAGCCTGCCTTCCTTTAGTAAAAATATGCTGGCTCTTCGCAATGGTCAGGATAGACCAGAAATATGGGTCGCGTATCAAGGGGTTATTTATGATGTTTCAGGTAGCAGGCTCTGGAAAAATGGTAAACATTATGAGCATTGGGCTGGTCAGGATCTAACTGATGAGCTAGAAGATGCTCCACACACGAATACTGTGTTTGAAAGGTTCCCTGTAGTAGGGACTTTAATAACAAATCGATAA
- the murB gene encoding UDP-N-acetylmuramate dehydrogenase, with amino-acid sequence MGIHISENTALGSFNTFRIAAFAARYAKITEETALVALYAKGVFANPFFVLGGGSNVLLTGNYQGLVVHMAIKGKQHFIEGNYVYVTASGGEIWNDLVWYCINHHFPGLENMALIPGSVGASPVQNIGAYGVELMDVFYSCRAFDTHTGEFVTFTKEACGFSYRDSIFKSKYKGRYIITSVTYKLHLNSQQNTSYGAIQSELDKRLISSPTIRDIAEVVSHIRVEKLPDPGTIGNAGSFFKNPVIHKSSFNTLVEKFPDLVYYPMPEEEYKLAAGWLIEQCGWKGKQVGNVLIWPKQALVITNAGEATGSEIYAISEKIIEDVASKFGISLEREVNIL; translated from the coding sequence ATGGGCATACACATCTCAGAAAACACTGCTCTAGGTAGTTTCAACACCTTTCGCATTGCAGCATTTGCTGCACGATATGCGAAAATTACAGAAGAAACTGCTCTTGTAGCTTTATATGCCAAAGGTGTTTTTGCAAACCCTTTTTTTGTATTGGGTGGCGGTAGTAATGTGTTACTTACTGGCAATTATCAGGGGTTGGTTGTGCATATGGCTATTAAGGGCAAGCAACACTTCATCGAGGGTAATTATGTGTATGTCACTGCTTCCGGCGGAGAGATCTGGAACGACTTAGTTTGGTATTGTATTAATCATCATTTTCCAGGATTAGAGAATATGGCCTTGATTCCAGGTTCTGTGGGTGCATCTCCGGTACAAAATATCGGAGCATACGGTGTAGAACTCATGGATGTATTCTATTCATGCAGAGCATTTGATACACACACTGGGGAATTTGTGACGTTTACTAAAGAAGCCTGTGGATTCTCCTACCGTGACAGTATTTTTAAATCAAAATATAAAGGCAGATACATCATTACCTCTGTCACCTATAAGCTCCATCTCAACAGCCAACAGAACACCTCTTACGGTGCAATACAGAGCGAACTCGATAAGCGATTGATTAGCTCACCTACGATTCGAGACATCGCAGAAGTGGTATCTCATATCCGAGTGGAAAAACTCCCAGACCCGGGTACTATCGGAAATGCGGGCAGCTTTTTCAAAAACCCGGTAATCCATAAATCATCTTTTAATACGTTGGTAGAAAAGTTTCCCGACCTGGTCTATTATCCGATGCCTGAAGAGGAATACAAACTGGCTGCTGGCTGGCTCATCGAACAATGTGGATGGAAGGGCAAACAGGTAGGCAACGTGCTGATCTGGCCAAAACAGGCACTGGTAATTACGAATGCCGGTGAAGCAACAGGATCCGAAATTTATGCCATTTCGGAGAAAATCATAGAGGACGTGGCCTCGAAATTCGGCATTTCGTTAGAACGAGAAGTAAATATTCTTTAA
- a CDS encoding FUSC family membrane protein translates to MKQSKEIKSFFYGQYFAEGLRITIGSIIPVLVCALLDQLFVGTLISLGALLIGLSDTPGPPHHRRTGMLACLGICLFTFLLTILVNSSFVMMGVVLALVSFLYSMFGVFNARAATVGVMGILMMLIHIEGEYTLKEELQFILFFIIGAVWYMIVSFSFNQIQPYRLAQQELAESIRHVAEFLRLRANFYNVKTDHDQNYLKIIEKQIEVHKHQENVRELLFRSKRSVKDTTKLGRLLILVFNDIVDLFEQTMTTYYDYDAIRKMFNDTGVLHHFRYVVVKLTHELDHFAYQLNANQMPRPMHDFTKDIEHLRFKVEQIDKNYDRNTIPLKKVIVNIRKMVTLIDNMYNYSQVNASSIVKEEIDDASKFIQTSHIDWKSFKSNLSRESSIFRHAVRMAIVMTVSYFAMHFLHFSDKGSFWVLLTILVILKPGFGLTKERNVQRLMGTVIGGIIGGVILITIHNQVALFILLILFFLIAYSLFRINYILFVVFLTPYVLIMISFTGVNTFEMAKERIFDTFLGGMIAFLSSYIIFPNWESTKIKETIYKLLVANFVYLEQVAKMFTDEAINVTEYKLARKELYIASANMGSTFQRMLTEPKWRQKNTKDVNRFVILNHIFFSYSASLFTEIDKSSNLHISNNQYDLLKRTAFNLYRLIQQFDEYEAPEDWTTNFQGSLDEDENHEDSKLITEQLQFLLKISNDLPKATEEVVKRDAIKYDKEMEATHA, encoded by the coding sequence ATGAAACAATCCAAAGAAATAAAAAGTTTTTTTTACGGACAATATTTCGCAGAAGGTCTGCGGATCACCATAGGAAGCATTATTCCAGTGTTGGTGTGCGCTTTGCTGGATCAACTTTTTGTGGGCACATTGATTTCTCTGGGCGCTTTACTCATTGGGTTATCGGATACTCCCGGCCCTCCCCATCACCGCCGCACAGGCATGCTAGCTTGCTTGGGCATTTGCTTGTTTACGTTTTTATTAACGATCCTGGTGAATTCTTCTTTTGTGATGATGGGCGTAGTACTTGCCTTAGTTTCTTTTCTATATTCCATGTTTGGTGTATTCAATGCGCGTGCGGCTACAGTCGGCGTTATGGGCATCTTAATGATGCTCATCCATATTGAAGGCGAGTATACCTTAAAGGAAGAGTTACAGTTTATTCTCTTCTTTATCATCGGCGCCGTATGGTACATGATCGTTAGTTTTTCGTTCAACCAAATACAGCCTTATCGCTTAGCTCAACAGGAGTTGGCGGAGTCTATCCGACATGTTGCCGAATTTCTACGCTTGCGTGCCAATTTTTACAATGTGAAAACCGATCACGATCAGAACTACCTGAAAATTATCGAGAAACAGATTGAGGTACACAAGCATCAGGAAAACGTGCGTGAATTACTGTTTCGCAGTAAACGTTCCGTCAAAGACACCACTAAATTGGGGCGCCTACTGATACTGGTATTTAATGACATTGTTGATCTGTTTGAGCAGACAATGACTACCTATTATGATTATGATGCCATTCGTAAGATGTTTAACGATACAGGCGTATTACATCACTTTAGATACGTGGTCGTAAAACTGACTCATGAATTGGATCATTTCGCTTATCAGCTCAATGCGAACCAGATGCCACGGCCCATGCACGACTTTACAAAGGATATTGAGCATTTGCGTTTTAAGGTGGAGCAAATTGATAAAAATTACGATCGGAATACCATCCCGTTGAAAAAAGTAATCGTCAATATTCGGAAGATGGTGACCTTGATAGATAATATGTATAACTACAGTCAAGTCAATGCCTCTTCCATCGTAAAGGAGGAAATAGACGACGCTAGTAAGTTTATCCAAACTTCTCATATCGACTGGAAAAGCTTTAAAAGCAATTTATCACGCGAATCTTCAATCTTCCGCCACGCCGTGCGCATGGCTATTGTGATGACGGTGAGCTATTTTGCGATGCATTTTCTCCACTTCAGTGATAAAGGTAGCTTTTGGGTTTTACTAACGATTCTGGTAATTCTAAAACCTGGTTTTGGTCTCACCAAAGAGCGGAATGTACAACGGTTGATGGGCACGGTTATCGGGGGGATTATTGGAGGAGTAATTCTGATCACGATCCATAACCAGGTAGCATTGTTTATTCTTTTAATTTTGTTCTTTCTAATCGCATACAGCTTGTTTAGGATCAACTATATTTTATTTGTGGTTTTCTTAACTCCTTATGTGCTCATCATGATCAGTTTCACAGGAGTCAATACTTTTGAGATGGCGAAGGAGCGTATTTTCGATACTTTTCTTGGTGGAATGATTGCCTTTTTATCCAGCTACATCATATTCCCTAACTGGGAAAGCACCAAGATTAAGGAAACGATCTACAAACTATTGGTGGCTAACTTTGTGTATTTGGAGCAGGTAGCAAAAATGTTTACAGATGAGGCCATCAATGTGACCGAGTATAAACTCGCCCGTAAAGAACTCTATATTGCTTCCGCAAATATGGGGTCGACTTTTCAGCGCATGCTCACCGAACCAAAATGGCGACAAAAAAACACAAAAGATGTCAATAGGTTCGTGATTCTAAATCACATATTTTTCTCGTATTCTGCTTCGTTATTCACGGAGATAGACAAGTCGAGTAATCTGCATATCTCTAATAACCAATACGATTTGCTAAAGCGGACCGCTTTCAATCTGTATCGACTTATTCAGCAATTTGATGAATATGAAGCTCCGGAGGACTGGACTACAAATTTTCAGGGATCGTTGGATGAAGATGAAAATCACGAAGACTCCAAACTGATCACCGAGCAACTACAATTCTTATTGAAGATTTCGAACGATTTGCCAAAGGCTACCGAAGAGGTCGTCAAAAGAGACGCTATCAAATACGACAAAGAAATGGAGGCAACACATGCATAA
- a CDS encoding YpdA family putative bacillithiol disulfide reductase, whose product MHNDIYDVLIIGGGPIGMACGIAAKTHNLSHIILEKGCLVNSLYNYPVNMTFFSSADKLEVGGIPFVTTNPKPKRAEALEYYRRIDSNFDLNTRLFEEVKQVVKDIDSGLFIVTSSRATYTARHIIVATGFYDIPMQMQIPGEDLPKVRHYYDDPHYYAKQNVVVIGASNSSIDAALETYRKGAKVTLVIRRNEISPRVKYWVRPDIDNRLAAGEITVYYQSCLSEIKEHTVRIRTPQEEVEIENDFVLALTGYRPNFAFLKHIGVQVPEDGARIPEHDEATMETNITGLYLAGVVCGGLNTHLWFIENSRVHADMIIEDILRKLGDS is encoded by the coding sequence ATGCATAACGATATTTATGATGTTTTGATTATCGGTGGCGGCCCTATTGGTATGGCCTGTGGCATAGCCGCCAAGACGCACAACCTGTCACATATTATACTGGAAAAAGGCTGTCTCGTAAACTCCTTGTACAACTACCCCGTGAACATGACGTTCTTTTCTTCGGCAGATAAGTTAGAGGTTGGCGGAATACCTTTCGTAACCACCAACCCCAAACCAAAGCGTGCGGAAGCACTGGAATATTACCGTCGCATCGACAGTAACTTCGATCTGAACACGCGCTTATTTGAGGAGGTGAAGCAGGTGGTTAAGGATATAGATTCCGGCCTGTTCATCGTTACCTCTTCCCGAGCTACATACACAGCACGGCATATCATAGTGGCCACCGGCTTTTACGACATTCCGATGCAGATGCAGATTCCCGGCGAGGACCTACCTAAGGTGCGTCATTATTATGATGACCCACATTACTACGCTAAACAGAACGTAGTGGTCATAGGAGCCAGCAATTCCTCTATCGATGCCGCATTGGAAACGTATCGCAAAGGCGCCAAGGTAACCTTAGTGATCCGGCGCAATGAGATTAGTCCTCGTGTAAAATATTGGGTAAGACCGGATATAGACAATCGGTTAGCAGCAGGAGAAATCACTGTATACTACCAAAGCTGCTTATCGGAGATTAAGGAGCATACGGTACGGATTAGAACTCCGCAAGAAGAGGTTGAGATAGAAAATGACTTTGTATTGGCGCTTACGGGATACCGGCCAAACTTCGCATTTCTGAAACATATTGGCGTGCAAGTACCTGAAGATGGTGCGCGCATACCGGAGCATGATGAGGCAACCATGGAGACTAACATTACTGGCCTTTATCTGGCCGGAGTAGTCTGCGGCGGGCTCAATACGCACCTATGGTTTATTGAAAATTCTCGCGTGCATGCCGACATGATTATTGAGGATATTCTTCGGAAATTAGGAGATTCTTAA
- a CDS encoding sigma-70 family RNA polymerase sigma factor, whose translation MNKLEFNTLVIQHSDSLKSYARNFTKDGDDANDLVQDTLLKAVTYFKNFREGTNLKGWLYTIMKNTFINNYRRVVKTNSFITKEEEISNANLVVSATHNKGENKFMMEDINSALGKLSEEYYVPFTMYYEGYKYHEIAVHLAIPIGTVKTRIHVARKTMKKSLNAYS comes from the coding sequence ATGAACAAGTTAGAATTTAATACACTCGTAATACAACATTCGGATTCGCTTAAATCTTACGCGAGAAACTTCACGAAAGACGGTGACGATGCTAACGATCTAGTTCAAGATACGTTATTAAAAGCCGTTACTTATTTTAAAAACTTCCGTGAAGGCACCAATTTAAAAGGTTGGTTGTACACCATCATGAAAAACACGTTTATCAATAATTATAGACGTGTGGTAAAAACAAACTCTTTCATTACGAAAGAAGAGGAAATTAGCAATGCCAATTTGGTGGTATCTGCTACGCATAATAAGGGTGAGAACAAGTTTATGATGGAAGACATCAATAGCGCATTAGGAAAGTTGAGTGAAGAATATTATGTGCCTTTCACCATGTATTACGAAGGATATAAATACCATGAGATTGCCGTGCATTTGGCCATCCCAATCGGAACAGTAAAGACCCGTATCCATGTGGCACGTAAGACAATGAAGAAGAGCTTAAATGCTTATAGCTAG
- a CDS encoding phosphoglycerate kinase: MKTIDDLNFSGKKALIRVDFNVPLDDDFNITDDNRIQGAVPTIQKILKDGGSVILMSHLGRPKDGPVEKYSLKHIVKHLSKVLGVEVQFANDCIGSEATDKAASLKAGEVLLLENLRFYKEEEKGDQDFAKKLAALGDVYVNDAFGTAHRAHASTAVIAENFPKNKFVGYLMAKEIENAEKVMNHPTRPFTAIMGGAKVSDKLELIEALLDKVDNLIIGGGMAYTFVKARGGEIGKSLVELDKLDLANALVKKAEEKNVNLVLPTDAQIADRFANDAEVYNGANDAIPADKQGLDIGSESGEHFAEVISASNTLLWNGPMGVFEMDTFAKGTRVVADAVVKATERGAFSLIGGGDSAAAVSKFGMTEHVSYVSTGGGALLEYMEGKTLPGVKAISEGE, encoded by the coding sequence ATGAAAACTATTGATGATTTAAATTTTTCGGGTAAAAAAGCGCTTATTCGTGTGGATTTCAACGTGCCATTGGATGACGATTTCAATATAACCGATGATAATCGTATACAAGGTGCTGTGCCGACCATACAAAAGATCTTGAAAGATGGTGGGTCAGTTATCCTGATGTCTCATCTCGGTAGACCAAAAGATGGTCCTGTAGAGAAATACTCTTTGAAGCATATTGTAAAACACCTTTCGAAAGTACTGGGTGTAGAGGTGCAATTTGCTAACGACTGTATCGGTAGTGAGGCTACAGATAAAGCTGCTTCTTTGAAAGCGGGTGAAGTATTACTGTTAGAAAACCTTCGTTTCTATAAAGAAGAAGAGAAAGGCGATCAGGATTTTGCAAAAAAATTGGCTGCCTTAGGAGATGTATATGTAAATGATGCATTCGGAACGGCACACCGCGCACATGCTTCCACCGCTGTGATCGCAGAAAACTTTCCAAAGAATAAATTCGTTGGTTACCTAATGGCCAAAGAAATTGAAAATGCCGAAAAGGTAATGAACCACCCAACAAGACCGTTTACCGCCATCATGGGTGGTGCGAAGGTTTCTGATAAATTGGAGCTCATTGAAGCCTTGTTGGATAAAGTGGACAACCTTATTATCGGTGGCGGAATGGCCTACACTTTCGTGAAAGCACGTGGTGGCGAGATTGGTAAGTCACTGGTAGAGTTAGATAAACTGGATTTGGCAAATGCTTTGGTGAAGAAAGCAGAAGAAAAAAACGTGAATCTCGTATTGCCTACTGATGCACAGATTGCTGATCGATTCGCCAATGATGCAGAAGTATACAATGGTGCAAACGATGCTATTCCTGCTGATAAGCAAGGTTTGGATATCGGTTCAGAATCGGGTGAGCATTTTGCCGAGGTGATTAGTGCTTCGAATACACTGCTATGGAATGGTCCAATGGGTGTGTTTGAAATGGATACCTTCGCAAAAGGTACGCGCGTGGTGGCAGATGCGGTGGTAAAAGCTACCGAAAGAGGTGCATTTTCACTAATTGGTGGTGGTGATTCTGCTGCTGCGGTTTCTAAATTTGGTATGACCGAGCATGTGAGTTACGTAAGTACCGGTGGCGGCGCTTTATTAGAATACATGGAAGGCAAAACGCTACCTGGTGTTAAAGCGATCTCCGAAGGAGAATAA
- a CDS encoding PfkB family carbohydrate kinase has product MSLIIVGSVAFDAIETPFGKTDKVVGGAATFAGLAASYLYDEVKLIGTVGGDFGEDNLTILRSKGIDIDGIEIVNDEKTFFWSGKYHVDMNSRNTLATELNVLADFDPKIPTSYQGCEYLLLGNLMPKVQMAVLDRLRTAPKLVVIDTMNYWMDVALDDLKEVLKRVDVLAINDGEARQLSGEYSMVKAAEKILNMGPSYLIIKKGEHGALLFGEGQIFSAPALPLADVFDPTGAGDSFAGGFIGYLAHVQSVNFHNMKNAIIYGSALASFCVEEFGTEKLQKLSKEEIAHRIEKFVALAKFEIK; this is encoded by the coding sequence ATGAGTTTAATAATCGTTGGCTCGGTAGCATTTGATGCCATTGAGACCCCTTTTGGTAAGACAGATAAGGTCGTAGGAGGAGCTGCTACATTTGCTGGCTTAGCGGCTTCCTACTTATACGATGAGGTAAAGCTTATCGGTACAGTAGGTGGAGATTTTGGAGAAGATAATCTCACTATTCTACGCTCAAAAGGAATCGACATCGATGGCATCGAAATCGTTAATGATGAAAAGACATTCTTTTGGTCTGGCAAATATCATGTAGATATGAATAGCCGGAATACACTGGCAACCGAACTCAATGTGCTAGCTGATTTTGATCCCAAGATCCCTACTTCTTACCAAGGTTGCGAATACCTCTTGCTGGGCAACTTAATGCCCAAGGTGCAAATGGCGGTTTTAGATCGTCTCAGAACAGCGCCGAAGCTCGTGGTGATCGATACGATGAACTATTGGATGGACGTCGCCCTAGATGATTTAAAGGAGGTGCTCAAACGTGTTGATGTGCTGGCGATCAATGATGGGGAAGCGCGACAATTGTCCGGTGAATATTCTATGGTAAAAGCAGCTGAAAAAATCTTAAATATGGGGCCGTCTTATCTGATTATCAAGAAAGGGGAACACGGAGCGTTATTATTTGGAGAAGGACAGATTTTCTCTGCACCAGCATTGCCTTTAGCGGATGTGTTCGATCCTACAGGTGCAGGTGATTCTTTTGCAGGTGGATTTATTGGCTATTTAGCACATGTGCAATCCGTCAATTTTCATAACATGAAAAATGCCATCATTTATGGATCCGCGCTGGCGTCGTTTTGCGTAGAGGAGTTTGGTACGGAAAAATTACAAAAATTAAGTAAAGAGGAGATTGCACACAGAATAGAGAAATTTGTGGCACTTGCTAAATTTGAAATAAAATAG
- a CDS encoding TetR/AcrR family transcriptional regulator: MKSADAKRVKIIESALRRFSHFGMAKTTMAEIAKDLAFSKALLYYYFPDKNSLYAAVWNHLLDELLDRGDVIIAKGGDIASVTNALLDERMRFINEYYNIFADAYSFRFDIPADLQDLIPKIFEKETLQFVCLLQLGVANGEIELENELETARIFLVSILGMRMGLMKDFKAIFTPPTKEEVGEILAMQKQLAKIFVNGLRIS; this comes from the coding sequence ATGAAGAGTGCTGATGCAAAACGTGTTAAAATCATTGAATCCGCTTTGCGAAGATTTTCCCATTTTGGAATGGCAAAAACTACCATGGCCGAGATTGCTAAAGACTTAGCTTTCTCTAAAGCACTCCTATATTATTATTTCCCGGACAAGAATAGTCTTTATGCTGCGGTATGGAATCATCTACTGGATGAGTTACTCGATCGGGGTGATGTAATTATCGCGAAGGGTGGTGACATTGCATCAGTTACCAACGCCTTATTAGACGAGCGAATGCGTTTTATTAATGAGTACTACAATATTTTTGCAGATGCCTATTCCTTTAGGTTCGATATCCCTGCCGATTTGCAAGATTTAATTCCTAAAATCTTTGAGAAAGAAACTCTTCAGTTTGTGTGCCTCTTGCAGCTTGGAGTAGCTAATGGTGAAATCGAGTTAGAAAATGAGTTAGAGACTGCGCGCATTTTTTTGGTATCCATATTAGGTATGCGGATGGGCTTGATGAAAGACTTTAAAGCCATCTTCACACCGCCTACCAAAGAAGAAGTGGGAGAGATACTCGCTATGCAAAAGCAGTTGGCCAAGATCTTTGTGAATGGTTTAAGAATCTCCTAA